A section of the Chryseobacterium ginsenosidimutans genome encodes:
- a CDS encoding phosphoribosylanthranilate isomerase, with the protein MKLKVCGLTKVDQIHELISMDTDFLGFIFYEKSPRYVLKYLAFEDISRINHQRKVGVFVNEKLDKIIEIVEKADLDFIQLHGDETENFISELRQKLNLEIGIVKAFRIGDETKDMVSKINFLKDKINYLLFDTDSKAFGGTGKQFDWTFLNTIEIPLPYFLSGGISEENIDQIKIINQKPFALDINSKFEIEAGIKDLHKIRKFHEKL; encoded by the coding sequence ATGAAACTTAAAGTTTGCGGTCTAACTAAAGTAGATCAGATTCATGAATTAATTTCAATGGATACAGATTTTCTTGGCTTTATTTTCTATGAAAAATCACCAAGATATGTTTTGAAGTATTTAGCTTTTGAAGATATTTCAAGAATAAATCATCAGAGAAAAGTTGGGGTTTTTGTCAATGAAAAATTAGATAAAATAATAGAAATTGTAGAAAAAGCAGATCTGGATTTTATACAGCTTCACGGTGATGAAACCGAAAATTTCATTTCAGAATTACGACAAAAGCTGAATTTGGAAATCGGAATTGTAAAAGCATTTCGAATAGGTGACGAAACCAAAGATATGGTGTCTAAAATTAACTTTTTAAAAGATAAAATTAATTATTTACTCTTCGATACAGATTCCAAAGCCTTTGGCGGAACAGGAAAACAGTTCGATTGGACTTTTTTAAATACAATTGAGATACCCCTTCCCTATTTCTTAAGCGGCGGAATTTCAGAAGAAAATATCGATCAGATAAAAATTATAAATCAAAAACCTTTTGCTTTAGATATTAATTCAAAATTTGAAATCGAAGCGGGAATTAAGGACTTACATAAAATAAGAAAATTTCATGAAAAATTATAA
- the trpB gene encoding tryptophan synthase subunit beta: protein MKNYKNPDENGYYGEFGGAFIPEMLYPNVEELQKSYVEIIESENFQQEYQDLLKNYVGRATPLYFSKNLSKKYNTQIYLKREDLNHTGAHKINNALGQVLLAKRLGKTRIIAETGAGQHGVATATACALLGLECIVYMGEIDIERQAPNVGRMKMLGAEVIPATSGSKTLKDAVNEALRDWINNPVTTHYVIGSVVGPHPFPDLVARFQSIISKEIKEQLFEQIGKQNPDYVIACVGGGSNAAGTFYHFVDEENVKLIAAEAGGFGIDSGKSAATTFLGTLGILHGSKSLVMQTKDGQVIEPHSISAGLDYPGIGPFHAHLFNERRTEFFSINDDEALQSAFELTKLEGIIPALESAHALAVLDKKKFDKNDIVVICLSGRGDKDMETYLRNLE from the coding sequence ATGAAAAATTATAAAAATCCCGATGAAAACGGATATTACGGAGAATTTGGAGGTGCTTTCATCCCCGAAATGCTTTATCCGAATGTAGAGGAACTGCAAAAAAGCTATGTTGAAATTATTGAATCTGAAAATTTTCAACAGGAATATCAGGATTTGTTAAAAAATTATGTTGGGCGGGCAACGCCTTTATACTTTTCAAAAAACTTAAGTAAAAAATATAATACTCAAATATATTTAAAAAGAGAAGATCTAAACCATACCGGAGCACATAAAATCAACAATGCTTTAGGGCAGGTTTTGCTGGCAAAACGTCTAGGCAAAACAAGGATTATTGCAGAAACAGGGGCCGGGCAACACGGTGTTGCAACCGCGACAGCCTGCGCTTTATTAGGACTGGAATGTATTGTGTATATGGGCGAAATTGACATTGAAAGACAGGCTCCCAATGTGGGAAGAATGAAGATGTTGGGTGCAGAAGTGATCCCTGCAACTTCAGGTTCTAAAACCTTGAAAGATGCCGTTAATGAAGCATTAAGAGACTGGATCAATAATCCTGTTACAACACATTATGTCATTGGAAGTGTGGTTGGTCCGCATCCTTTTCCTGATTTGGTGGCGAGATTTCAGAGTATTATTTCGAAGGAAATTAAAGAACAGCTTTTTGAACAAATTGGAAAACAAAACCCCGATTATGTAATTGCCTGCGTGGGCGGAGGAAGCAATGCAGCAGGAACTTTTTACCATTTTGTAGATGAAGAAAACGTAAAACTTATTGCCGCTGAAGCCGGTGGTTTTGGAATTGACTCCGGAAAATCGGCGGCAACCACTTTTTTGGGAACTTTGGGCATATTACACGGAAGTAAAAGTCTGGTCATGCAGACCAAAGACGGTCAGGTTATCGAACCCCACTCTATTTCTGCCGGATTAGATTATCCCGGGATTGGACCGTTTCATGCGCATTTATTTAATGAAAGACGGACAGAATTTTTCAGTATTAATGATGATGAAGCTTTACAATCGGCCTTTGAATTAACCAAATTGGAAGGCATTATTCCCGCTTTGGAAAGTGCTCATGCGTTGGCAGTGTTAGATAAAAAGAAATTTGATAAAAATGACATTGTTGTTATCTGTTTGAGCGGTCGTGGGGATAAGGATATGGAAACGTATTTAAGGAATTTAGAATAA